A window of Streptomyces sp. NBC_01241 genomic DNA:
CGACCGCGCGGCCGACACTTTGGCGGGCTTCCTCAAGGCGCTCCATGTGAACGCGCCCGCCGAGGCACCGCTCAGTCCAGATCGCGGCGTTCCCCTCAAAACGCTCACGGACGACTTCGGAAAGATACTCGAGGACGTCGCCTCCGAAGGCATTGCCGCCGTCCTCCGGAATGTGCAGGACGTCTGGGACGAGGCCCTTGGGGCTCCCGACTGGGAGGACCCGCCGGTATGGCTGCACGGCGACCTTCACCCGGCAAATGTTGTCGTCCTGGACGGAACGCTCTCGGGCGTGATCGACTTCGGTGACATGTGCGCAGGCGATCCGGCGGTCGATCTCGCGGCTGCGTGGGTGCTCCTTCCCGCGGGGACGGCTGCACGGTTCTTCAACGCGTACGCGCACGCGGACGCGGACGAGGCGACGATCCGGCGCGCACGAGGATTGGCTGCCCTGAAGAGCCTCGCCCTCATCCTCATTGGCCGGGCCGGGGATCGGGGCCTGCCCGGCGGCAAACCGACGTGGGGACCCGCGGGCCGGGCGGCGCTCGACCGTGTTCTGGCATCAATCCAGGAGACTGGCAGATTTCCACGTTGCTCAACCCTCGGTGGCCCCGCTCAAGGTTCGTTACCAAGGGGCACCCAGGTCACCTGAGACCGCACTCGACGGAACAGATCACCTGAGACGGGGACCAGTGTCGGCGTTCGCGTACAAGTGGCTTTGGCAAGATCTTCGTAGCGGGATGTCATTCCGGAACGGTGATCGGCCGGTCCGCGTAGCGGCGGCGTAAGTGGGCGATCACTACGACCCGCTGGCGTAGGAGTGGGACGTCGGCGCGTCCGACCATGATGCGTTTGGGAAGTTTCACGTCAGTTGTGCGACCTTCGTTGACCCCGGAGTTGCAGGGGGTCGTGATTCCCTGCGCGACGGCCTGCTGGTCTTTGCACAGGGCTGTCGCGACACTACCCTACCACCCCGCCCAACGCGTTCCGTCAGCATCTGTGCCTGCTCCAGGTGGCCCGCTGAACTGACACCGGGCCTGCGTGACGCGCCGCAAGGCGGACCGACCGTCAGCGCACGTCCGGCATGGGCGTACGCCTTCTCCTGTTCCGCACAGACCCCGCAGATCAGGCTCGCGCCACCTTCACGCCGGACACCGCCTGGCCAGGAAGCAAAAACCCGCCGGACTCATCCCGGAGGAACCTTCAAGCCCCGGTTTCGATGTCGTCCAAGCATTTCGACGCATCAGCAGTGGTTCGCTCGCGCTCGCCTTCCCGATCCCCACCTGACGCCCTTTCAAGGTCGCCTTCGACGGGCGACAACTACCGCTGAGGCACACGATCCCTACCCGAGCGCCACCAGCACGTCGTAGTCAGTGTCGGCTCTCCAGCAGGTCCTTGAACTTCTCCAGGTCGGTCCGGACTGTGTCTTCGATCGCGTGGACCTGGGCGAATCCCTTCGGACCGCCGAAGGTCGCCCGTACGGTGTCCGGGTCGTACTCCAGCCGGACTTGCAGCTGGGTGTGCTGGTCATCCAGCGGGTTCACGGCGAAGGCAGCTTTCAGCTCTGGGCTGTCCACCGTCCAGTCCATCACCTGACCCTTGCCTCGATCGGCAATACGAGTCTCGAAAACCTGCTCGTCATCCCCGATCCGGACGTCGAGATGGGCTCGGCTGCTGCCGTGCCCAGCGGCGCTCTTCACACCCTCCATGAACATCGGGTACTCGTCGATGCGGTGCAGCTGCGCCCAGACCTCCTGCGCCGGGACATTGACGTCGACCTGTTCTTCGAGCCTGCTCATCGGGAGCCTCGCTTCCCAGCCCGGCCGCCCGGGCCATCGGTACTTCCAGCCTGCTCTGCTTCCCGCCCCTCGGCCACCCAGCCCGGTTCTGACTCCCCTGGGCCGGCCCTGAGCCCGGAGGAATTCACATGCTGTCCGCCGCCGCTGTCGGTGTTCACCAGGTCGGTTGGCGGCCTTACGACGGCGGGGAGCAGGGGCTCGCACAGAGGTACTATCTCCAGTCGTACGCCCTGGCCCACGAGCCCCAGACCACCGGGCACGACGCGTTCGTCATGAGGACCACGGCCCAGCAGGGCATGAAGCTGCTCCGCCCCGAGCGTTGCCTGGCCCTGGTCGCGAGCGCCGTCGGGTGCGCATGGAAGAGATCCGGGCCGCGCCCGAGGGCCGCGACGGCAACGTGAGCGCGGCCGGGGAGCCGGCCCGGCTGCGGGCGGAGAACGCCCGGCTGCTCAAGGCCGAGGAGGAGTGGCAGCCGGAGCGCGAGATCCTGCGGCGGGCAGCCGCCTATTTCGCGTGGGAGGGGAAGTGAGGCCCCGCCGCTGGGACGTCATCTCCGGCAACCGCGCCGACTTCGGCGTCAAGCGGATCTGCCGGGTGCCCGGAGCGTCCCGCGCCGGCTACTACCAGCACCTGGCCACCGGGCAGGCCCGCGCCGAGCGCCGGGCCGAGTGCCGGGCCGAGCGCTGGGCCGAGGAGAAGCGGACCGTGAGCGAGATCCCCGCCATCCACGCCCGGCGCGACGTAGCTCTACCTCGCCACGGTCATCGACATCTGCTCGAGGACGGCGGTGGGCTGGTCGATCGCCGAAGCCTTGCCGCTTGCCTTGATCACCCAGGTCGCCTGGGCCCGACGGAGCCGACAGTAGCCGTACTTGTCATCGACCGGGACCTGCCGCCGCCAGCCGACGCACTCGCCGACGGTATGTTGCCGGGCCGACCGCATTCCTGTACTTCGTCGGCCGACAGCCCTGACAAACGCGGTGGGGACGGAGTGGGGTCGCCCGCCCTGCCCTGGTCCGGCAGCAATCCCCATGGCGCGCTCCATCGGCCGACGACGAACACATCAAGCTCAACCCCCGTGCTACGGAGGGTCCGCCAGCACTGCGGCTCCGCCCTCGGACAGTTCCGGGCGAGGGCGGACTTCGTCGACTCGGGCACGATGGACATGGGCCGTCCTGCCCGTTCGGCCTGCCAGGTGCTGCGGCAGACACTCCTCGGTGATCGAACGGCAAGCGGATCTCGGCAGACCGAGGCCGCCCATCCCGCCGTGCGGTCGCTCTCGGCAGCGGGCCCGGGGTGGCCGGCTCGCCTCGGTACGGGGAGCTCCGGCGTAGAGGCGTGACGGACGGATCCCCGCCGGCGAAGACCGCCCCGGCAACCGGGTCCCGACTGCCCCCTCTGCCAGAATCACCACATGGCTGAACACGACACGGACCCCGGCTACCTGCTGGACAACCAGCAATCGGAGGCGGGGATCCGCTTCGGCGCCCTCAGCGAGTTGTTCGATCCGGTGACGTTCCGGCATGTCGACCGGCTCGGGATCGCCGCCGGCATGCGGTGCTGGGAGGTCGGTGCCGGCGCTCCGTCCGTACCACTCGGGCTGGCCGAGCGAGTCGGTCCGACGGGAGCGGTGATCGCCACCGACATCGACGTGTCCTGGACGCGAGACGTCCACGGTGGTGTGATCGAGGTGCTGCGGCACGACGTGGCGGCCGACCCGCCGCCGCCCGGCGGCTTCGACCTCGTCCACGCCCGACTGGTCCTGGTGCACGTCACCGACCGCGCCGAGGCACTGCGCCGGATGATCCAGGCGCTGCGGCCCGGCGGCCGGCTGCTCCTGGAGGACGCCGACCCTGGGTTGCAGCCACTGTTGTGTCCGGACGAGTCCGGTCCCGAACAGCGGCTCGCGAACCGGCTGCGATCCGGCTTCCGCGCCTTGATGGCGGCACGCGGCGCGGACCTCGCGTACGGGCGAACCCTGCCCCGGCTGCTGCGTGAGGCCGGTCTCGAGGACGTCCAGGCCGACGCGTACTTCCCGATCACCTCGCCGGCTTGTGCCGTCCTCGAGGCCGCGACCGTGCGGCAGATCCGCCACCTTCTGGTGGCGGAAGGACTTGCCACCGACACGGAGATCGACCGCCACCTGGCGAACGTCGCCACCGGACGTCTCGACCTTGCCACCGCCCCGATGATCTCCGCGTGGGGACGGCGCCCGTAACCCTCCCCGCTTGTCTCTCACACGCTTCCGTCGTCCAACTGAACCGCTCCTCACCGTGCTGACGAGTTCGTTCCGGTCCCTTCGTACGATCGGGGCACCCAGGGACCTGCCCGTCGGCCACAGGATGGGCATCCGGTCACGTGCGCGGCTGCCTCGCTCTGCTCGAACTGGTGGAAACCCTCCAAGGCCGTCTCGCGATCGTTGTGCCGGATGAGATCACCGCCCCTGTCCGTACGGTCGCAGACTTGCAGGATGCGTGGCCCACCTGATGGCTGCCGCGCTCTCATCCACGCCGATCCCAAGGACCTGATCGTGAGCGAACGCGTCATCTCCCCCCTGAACCGTGGTTTCCTCTTCCTCGACTCCCACCCGGCCGGCTGCCGCAAAGTGGTGGCCGACATGTGGCGGGCCGTCCCCACCCGGCAGTCCGGCGGGGACGAGCCGGTGGCGCTCGTCATCGGCTCGTCCGCCGGGTACGGGCTCGCCGCCACGATCGCCGGGCTCGCCCGCGTCGGGATCCGCGGCATCGGGGTGTGCTTCGAGAGGGCACCCGGGCGGCGCACCGGCACGGCCGGCTGGTACCGCACCGCCGCGACCGCCGAACTGGCCCGCGAGTACGGCCGGGACATGGTCTTCCTCAATGGTGACGCGTTCTCCGATGCGATGAAGGACCAGGTCGCCGACCTCCTCAAGCAGCGGTACGGGCGGCTGGACCACCTGATCTACTCGGTGGCTGCCCCGCGACGCACCGACCCGGACACCGGCGTCACCTACTCCTCCGTCCTCAAGCCGATCGGCGATCCCTACCGGACCAAGACCCTCACGTTCGACGGCTCCGGCGCCCCGGAGGTCACCGAAGTGGAAACCGCCCCGGCCGCGGGCGACGACATCGAGCAGACCATCGCGGTGATGGGCGGCACGGACTGGGAGCGGTGGATCGACTCCTTGGCCGGACGCGACCTGCTCGCCGACGGGTTCACCACCGCCGCGCTCTCCTACATCGGCTCACCCCTGACCGCGGGCATCTACCGGCAGGGCACCATCGGCGCGGCCAAGGCCCACCTCGAAGCCACCGCCCGTACCCTGAACGAACGCCTGGGCAAGCTGGTCGGCGGGCGCGCACTCACCTCCGTCAACGGGGCCGCCGTCACCCAGTCCTCCACCGCCATCCCCGGCATCGCCCTGTACGTCGGCCTGCTGCGTGGCGTCCTCGATGAGGGCATGGTCCCGCCGATCGACCAACTCACCGAGCTGTGGGATCACCTCACCGGCACCCGCCCCCTCGCTCTCGACGACGACGGCCGAGTCCGCCTCGACACATGGGAGCTCACATCCCCGGTCCAGGAGGCCGTCGCCGACCGCTGGAACAGCGCGGCCACGAACAGCATCGGTGACCTCGCCGATCTCGACTGGTTCCACTCCGAGGTGCAGCGCCTGTACGGCTTCGCCGTACCCGGCATCGACTACACCGCCCCCGTCGACACCGACATCCCCTGGCCGGACCCGACCGTCTGACCCCACCCTTGGAGGAACGCCGTACGCCTGCCCACCGAGGACACCCTCGTCCTCCGGCAGCAGGACCTGGAGACCACGTGCGCCGCATGTATCGACCACGAACTGCGCCAGGACACTGCCCGGATCAGCGAACCGGCCGTGCACGACGCGGCCGTCGCCCTCCTGACCAGGCACGGTTCGGAGAGCCGAAGGACATCGCGGGCGTCGTGCACCAGGTCAGGGCCTCGGGCTTTCGCCTCCGTCCCGGTTGCACACGATCTCGGCGCAGAACACCCGACACGAAGCGCGGCATGTCCCGTGTCCGGTGGCGGTGGCGCTGATCAATGGCTGCGGTGTTGGGTTCTGCGGCGACGGGCACAACCCACCTGAGCAGCCAGGATGGGGGCGGGGCGCGGTCGAGGGGCGTTCGGGGTGGTGGCGTGGAACTGCTGTGTGGGGCGTGTCAATGAATGACACGCCGTCGCCGGGGTGAGCGTGTTTCAGCAAGTCGCCTGGACAGGCTAACGACATC
This region includes:
- a CDS encoding methyltransferase domain-containing protein, whose product is MAEHDTDPGYLLDNQQSEAGIRFGALSELFDPVTFRHVDRLGIAAGMRCWEVGAGAPSVPLGLAERVGPTGAVIATDIDVSWTRDVHGGVIEVLRHDVAADPPPPGGFDLVHARLVLVHVTDRAEALRRMIQALRPGGRLLLEDADPGLQPLLCPDESGPEQRLANRLRSGFRALMAARGADLAYGRTLPRLLREAGLEDVQADAYFPITSPACAVLEAATVRQIRHLLVAEGLATDTEIDRHLANVATGRLDLATAPMISAWGRRP
- the fabV gene encoding enoyl-[acyl-carrier-protein] reductase FabV, whose translation is MSERVISPLNRGFLFLDSHPAGCRKVVADMWRAVPTRQSGGDEPVALVIGSSAGYGLAATIAGLARVGIRGIGVCFERAPGRRTGTAGWYRTAATAELAREYGRDMVFLNGDAFSDAMKDQVADLLKQRYGRLDHLIYSVAAPRRTDPDTGVTYSSVLKPIGDPYRTKTLTFDGSGAPEVTEVETAPAAGDDIEQTIAVMGGTDWERWIDSLAGRDLLADGFTTAALSYIGSPLTAGIYRQGTIGAAKAHLEATARTLNERLGKLVGGRALTSVNGAAVTQSSTAIPGIALYVGLLRGVLDEGMVPPIDQLTELWDHLTGTRPLALDDDGRVRLDTWELTSPVQEAVADRWNSAATNSIGDLADLDWFHSEVQRLYGFAVPGIDYTAPVDTDIPWPDPTV
- a CDS encoding SRPBCC family protein; translated protein: MSRLEEQVDVNVPAQEVWAQLHRIDEYPMFMEGVKSAAGHGSSRAHLDVRIGDDEQVFETRIADRGKGQVMDWTVDSPELKAAFAVNPLDDQHTQLQVRLEYDPDTVRATFGGPKGFAQVHAIEDTVRTDLEKFKDLLESRH